CCGGCCCATTATATATAGTGAGAAAATCTAATGTTCTTTTTGTAGCCCTTTATTTTATTGCAAAccttgctagctagctaattacCTTAGAGACCATCGCttagcttttattttattatatagtattattGGACCCACAATTAataaatctaaatatatattaatgagtTAGAAAAATCCATTATTAAGTATGGCACTGGCTATTTATTGTCTATATAATATAGATCCACATTTACCTTTAAAGATGGGTTTATCTCTCTTCGAATTAGACGGCCTCATGGATTTGGAGAGGATCTAATTGCTTTGAAATTTGAATGTTGACGGCCaagcaaaagcaaaagcaaaaccACAAGCACCATTTCTTTTGAAACCAATAGATCATGAtcataattgtataatttacatatataatgtataaggCCGAATATCAATCCcttttttactatatatattatatgtaggtTTTTGTTATGAACATGTTTCACAGCTTCACACACACAATCACttgcaataaaaaagaaatgagactTGGAGGTTCAAAAGAATACCTCCAGGCTCCAATGcctaaatcaataaaaataataaagatttcTCTAATAATTGAATTAAATGAATCTCGTTGTCATATTTAGATTGTATAACCCGTGATTCTTTCTATTCTTATTTGATAATTGTTTCACCCATTATTTGAAATTCATGTTACAAGATATTGGAGCTTAACTTATTCCAAATAAGCTGATAGCGTTTCTCCCAGAGTTCTTGGGCAGTTGTTCTTTTAATGTTATCCTCTTATGTGTTTGAAATGGAACAAGCTCTGGATTGATTGGATTATCGGGCTACGTTATAGTTTAGGCCCATGGTATGACCCGACAGGCCCCCGGAAGAAGAGGATTAACCCTCCTCCAGTTTCAATTAATAAATCTCGGGGGAAAAACTAAttccaaaacatatataaaaccagcttagtttataaaattgaTTGCGAAATATACACTCTTCCACAAAGTTACATAGATAGAAATATTCCTGATCAAACACACTCGATTCACAAAAGAATGAACACCTCATTCCCTCAACTTTCTATTCAATctgaattaataataattattcctCATTCattaattatactaatctcaaagGAATATCAATATGGTCTTGATCAAGAAACCACATTATCATGAAGATGATTACAGGGGAGCTGGAGCTGGAGCAGAGGAGGGCGCCTGCGTTGATTCCGCTGAATAATGATGATCAGTAACAACGGGACCAGGGGCTACACCAGAGCTCAAAAGCTCGCTCATGGCACGGTGAGGGTTAGTGCGTTGCCCCTCACAAAGATCTGGCAAAGATACTCCTGCATGTATCAAAACAAGCAATCGATAAATTAAGATGGTTAATATAATAACAACGTGTTACCTATGTTATAAATTTAGATCGTAATTAGTCACGATCTTTCAAATTatgattatttataaatgaaaaattatactttaacccccccccccctaaaatttatatttcaatttattcttTTGTTACAATCTAACCATTAAATAAACGAAAAATAGATAAAGTGACACGATTTCATGAATATTGTTtggatcttaattaattaaaagctGAGAGAAGAGTAATTAATTagttacaaataaattaagtaacggtaatattatacatatatatttttaatagagATTATAAAATgacaactattatatatatatatatatatatatatatgttgttggCTATATCGGAAAAAGAGTTGTAATTGTAGGATTCTAAAGTATAACATTCTCTCATATAGTTGATTAAATTAAAAGGAAAcctcaataatattttatttatatatagaaagaagAATGCTTTGATTGAAGGGAAagcttcaaaaaagaaaaaacattaacGTACTGATGAGGTATCATGCATAGAAGAGCTAGCTTTCGTGAGTAGAACGGGATTGCGAAAGAATAACAACACATGATGATGAGGATCTCATGTTAGGGACATTCGATCATCACATTCATGAATTATCTCcagaattaatatatttttcgtctaaaattctatatatattatgtctCGCGAaagatattaataaaataaataaaggcaggagagtttggaaataaataaataaattaagaattctTACCCTCCCCAGCAGCCAAGTTGGAATAAAGATCGATAATGTTGGGACACTTCTGGTAACAATCCGGGGAGCAAAgcttggcagtgacttggggtTCAAGAAGGGCATCCGATGAAATTCCGACAGCTTTCCTATCAACACCACAAGCCTTAACACATTGGTCGGTCTCTATGTATTCAGACTTGCCCTCAACCACCACTTCTGATGTCCTGCACTGGTACTCCACGATTCCTTTCCCACCCACAGCCGTCTCCAGCAAACACCTTTTCCCCGACGAAGCTATTGCAAACGCGCAAACATTCGATGGCAAATTCTCACAGACCAGCTCGGCTGCATTACCCACAAACACGTAAGCACaagcaaattaaaaataaataaataaagactcATTAATACTCAGAATCAGAACGTTCAAATTAAGTAGACGTACATATTGCTGCATGGAGGAAGAGAGAAGATAGGAAGAGAGCCAAAGGCAATTTAGATGAGAAAAAAGCCATGTTTGCAAATGAATTGTACTACGTGTTATGCTTTGGGTTCCGACCGAAGGAAAAATATGGAAAGAAGAGAAAGTATATAATGTTGTTTTGAGAGTGAATGGAGAAGGGCATGTATATATAGGTGAAAAGATTCGGACAATACAACCAAAACGGTATCTATGGACCGACTTTGGGAGAAGTCACCGCCTTTGAAAGCTCCCCAGCTTGCTTGTTTAAGAATTCAACCCAAATTAACGCGTGTCTATTTATGGAGACGCGTTTGGTAGGTTCAAGGTTATACTAGTTTGTTATATACCTAACCTAATATTGCAACTACATTCCATGCATCGAACGATCTGTATGTAAAATGTTTGacgtttctatttttatttatttaaaagcttttataattatgagttatttatgagtgtgtgtgtgtgtgtaattaGAAATAAAGATTATAGAGCACgatatatttttcaatatttatgttttttgtttctatttttaattaatatgttttcTAGAACGTCCTCCTAGTACTACGTCGAACTTTCTTGATGATTTGACTTTTATTAGACGTAAGAATGTTTCTGGCCTGCTTGGTAAGACGTGTTCGAATTGATATAATTGGATGCCAGCCTGCCTAAGCTGCGCCGGCTTCTTCATGTTGAAATAATTCTCGATGATTAATTGTTATTTGTCCATATATTCCCTCGTTTGGTTCTTGACCTTTCATGCATGCCGCGCGCATGGGCccaaacattaatatataataaataattatatatagaaattaaattacTTCAAATTCTAATAATTAATCCTTAATCTATATATAAGAGAATATCTAGTTTTACACGTAAATTCTTCATTAATGTTtcctagctatatatatttgtttgattctgaaaacagaaaatttcaatatatatgaGCGGTGTCACCagattagaatattagtatattttaaagtttttttattttttcatattttttaatatatttataaaataaaaaatatgtattaatacattaaaaattattatttttaattattaaataaaaaacttaataaataatcaaatgaaaCAGTCACGTTAGGCGGCACGATAGCTTTATTCATGTATTGAATTAATCCGGCCCCGCCGTCGACTTGACCCGGATTTTGCAGGTCATGGGTCAGACTTCGTGACCAACTTGCCAGCACACCCCCACACATGTCACGAAGAAATTTATAATAAGCAGGCCAAGGCCAAACTCATGCAGACTTTGGACATTGATGGGTCaactaaaattattaatacagaAAATTCCTTCTCGGATTCCCCGAACTGTAACGTTGGGTTCCTTGTTCACATCGAAGGCCGACGACagtaattttaaaactttcGATATAAGAATTgttaaatcttattttattattataattttttaaaatttttatataaaatataataatttatttaatttttttaaaattttaaaataataataatattaaaaaattaatattttgataatattttatttaatttttatctcatcttaacttactatcaaaaTTACCTTAATTCtcaaaattgatattattttattcacaatcaaatttaaatatagaaaaattatattcatcgtctttatatcttatattatatttaattttttaattttttattctttctttttactaaatatgtaatgtatatatgacgtgtaaaaaaatttaattaatttaaaaaaaataaattttaaaaaataaatataatgtatagtattttaaaatgatgaaaagtaaaactcttttattaaatatactctgcactttcaataaaatttttccaGCATGATGGAGAGGCGGGCTTGGTTCATGGAACTTAAGGAAAAGCAAGAAATTTCCAGACAGTTTGTATAATTATAAAGACATGGATGGAGTTTCCACCACGCATGAAAAAATACagcattaattttttatgaccATTCCCGTCCCCATAATTGACGTATGATCAAACGTGCCCACCACGCTGGACGACGACGATTGACTTGTAAGCAAGTGATCAATCGTACGTATGCAGCATGCATTATTTTTATTGCAACTTATTGATATTTCAAACAATTAAACCATTTAATTATAAGTTTCCaatatgggaaaaaaaaaaaaaaaaaaaaaaaaaaaaaacaaggcaaTTGAGTGTACGTAATGTGAAAggatccttttatttttatttttatttattagtgttttactatttagttttttttccttttattttttgaatctagattaaaaaatttcaaacataacCTTCTTGtaaaacttagaaaaaaaataaatttaaccaaCATAATGAAGGTGCATCTTTCTTTCTGATACTGTTTTTGAAACTCAGAGTAAAATAaggttaatttttataaaattgaatttatttttaattaaa
This sequence is a window from Carya illinoinensis cultivar Pawnee chromosome 9, C.illinoinensisPawnee_v1, whole genome shotgun sequence. Protein-coding genes within it:
- the LOC122275225 gene encoding uncharacterized protein LOC122275225; its protein translation is MAFFSSKLPLALFLSSLFLHAAISELVCENLPSNVCAFAIASSGKRCLLETAVGGKGIVEYQCRTSEVVVEGKSEYIETDQCVKACGVDRKAVGISSDALLEPQVTAKLCSPDCYQKCPNIIDLYSNLAAGEGVSLPDLCEGQRTNPHRAMSELLSSGVAPGPVVTDHHYSAESTQAPSSAPAPAPL